The proteins below are encoded in one region of Bacteroidota bacterium:
- a CDS encoding cold shock domain-containing protein: MGRSQESFNKKDVRTRKEKKRKEKEKKRAARKENEKNSSLDDMIAYVDEHGRITDTPPDPAQKEVIKAEDIVISVPIQQTKREGNQIRKGVVSFFNDSKGYGFIKDLESKASVFVHVNNTEEDIKEGNLVVFEVGAGQKGPSAMNVKLFRESEEEK; the protein is encoded by the coding sequence ATGGGAAGATCTCAGGAATCATTCAATAAAAAAGACGTCAGAACCAGGAAAGAGAAAAAAAGAAAAGAAAAAGAAAAGAAACGGGCTGCCAGGAAAGAAAACGAGAAAAACAGCAGTCTTGACGATATGATCGCCTATGTTGATGAGCATGGCAGAATCACCGACACCCCCCCCGACCCGGCCCAAAAAGAAGTGATCAAGGCTGAAGATATTGTGATCAGCGTTCCCATTCAACAAACAAAAAGAGAAGGCAACCAGATTAGAAAAGGCGTAGTAAGCTTTTTCAATGATTCAAAAGGCTATGGATTTATCAAAGACCTTGAATCCAAAGCAAGTGTCTTTGTACATGTAAACAATACCGAAGAAGATATCAAAGAAGGGAATCTCGTGGTATTTGAGGTTGGAGCCGGTCAGAAAGGTCCTTCCGCCATGAATGTAAAGCTGTTTAGAGAAAGCGAAGAGGAGAAATAG
- a CDS encoding RNA-binding protein, with translation MNIYVGNLDFKVTEQQLEKIFSEFGQVESARIITDKFSGRSKGFGFVVMEDDSEANNAIKSLNGKDFNSRPLTVNEARPRKDNY, from the coding sequence ATGAACATTTATGTAGGAAACCTTGATTTCAAGGTTACAGAACAGCAACTGGAAAAGATATTCAGTGAATTTGGACAGGTAGAATCTGCAAGGATAATTACCGATAAGTTTAGTGGCCGGAGCAAAGGCTTTGGCTTTGTTGTCATGGAAGATGATTCAGAAGCCAATAATGCCATAAAGTCGCTCAATGGTAAAGACTTCAACAGCAGACCGCTTACGGTGAATGAAGCAAGGCCCCGTAAGGACAATTATTGA
- a CDS encoding endonuclease, whose amino-acid sequence MSLFKHFYIVIIILIAFQQGIGQIPPGYYDNAAGLNGTMLQEALHDIIDDHTTVTYGELWELFELTDQKPNGKVWDIYSDIPGGTPPYQYTFITDQCGNYTQEGDCYNREHSFPKSWFGGEIYPMYSDLFHIYPTDGWVNGQRGNHPYGEVGNASWTSLNSSKLGNCISPGYSGTVFEPIDEYKGDLARGFFYMATRYYEEDITWPGSDMFNGSQPKPWALELLWDWHMADPVSSKETDRNNTVYDIQGNRNPFIDHPEYVEVIWFYTAIMEKSDNLAWVSVYPNPVTDVLNIRMTDNNDINQIHISLTGITGQAVEAGIIENESRVYINTAFLRKGIYFLKISNTTTGLTKSFKIIK is encoded by the coding sequence ATGAGTTTATTCAAGCACTTTTATATTGTCATAATTATTCTCATTGCCTTTCAGCAAGGAATAGGCCAGATCCCGCCCGGGTATTACGACAATGCTGCAGGCTTAAACGGAACAATGCTGCAGGAGGCATTGCATGACATCATCGATGATCATACTACCGTAACCTATGGAGAGCTCTGGGAACTGTTTGAACTGACCGACCAAAAGCCCAATGGAAAAGTCTGGGACATATACTCCGACATTCCGGGGGGCACACCGCCATATCAATACACGTTCATTACCGATCAGTGCGGAAATTATACCCAGGAAGGGGATTGCTACAACCGTGAGCATAGTTTCCCAAAAAGCTGGTTTGGCGGTGAAATCTACCCGATGTACTCCGATCTTTTTCACATTTATCCGACCGATGGATGGGTAAACGGACAGAGAGGCAATCATCCCTATGGTGAAGTTGGCAATGCAAGCTGGACATCCTTAAATAGCTCAAAATTGGGCAATTGCATTTCCCCGGGTTATTCAGGAACTGTTTTTGAGCCCATTGATGAATACAAAGGAGACCTTGCCCGCGGTTTTTTCTATATGGCTACCCGCTATTATGAAGAAGACATTACATGGCCGGGTAGTGATATGTTCAATGGTTCCCAGCCAAAACCCTGGGCACTTGAGCTGCTTTGGGACTGGCATATGGCCGATCCGGTCAGCTCAAAAGAAACCGATAGAAATAACACTGTTTATGATATTCAGGGAAACAGGAACCCTTTTATCGATCATCCTGAATATGTGGAGGTAATCTGGTTTTATACAGCCATTATGGAGAAGTCCGATAATTTAGCATGGGTATCTGTTTATCCCAATCCTGTGACTGATGTTTTGAATATCAGGATGACCGATAATAATGATATAAATCAAATCCACATAAGCTTAACCGGTATAACAGGACAAGCTGTTGAAGCAGGGATTATTGAAAATGAAAGCAGAGTTTACATTAACACAGCTTTTCTCAGGAAAGGCATATACTTCCTGAAAATTTCAAACACAACTACAGGATTAACGAAATCGTTTAAAATCATCAAATAG
- a CDS encoding ABC transporter permease, with the protein MFRSFLISAFRNIFKYKTFSFINIAGLSIGIAVSIFGFLYVYHELSYDKFNKNSEKIYRIAVDALIGSTDIYQTFTPAPMAQALYNEFPEIDKVCRITNPTEIEYTVGEKNYLIENTFYTDSTFFEIFTFPVVYGKTSKLLNEPYTAVLTKSTAVKLFGDRNPVDEIIEKDSTVFKIIAVVEDVPANSHFNFDLALSLTSFDGMYNDNNWFNNNFRTYIMTHENADADNIQERLPDFTDKYLFNGRYSENTAKGNKWVLYLQSLECIHLDSHIRGEFKPNGNREYVQIFMIVSIFILLIACVNFINLSTARSATRAKEVGIRKVVGSNRRILFWQFFGESMLITFFSLLIALSIVEIVIGLSDFTGLDFSMSYLSNPYTIPLLLLLVLIVGTISGIYPAMVLSSYRPLVVLKEKGITSKGAGWFRSVLVVIQFTISVGLIVGTVVISKQLNLLQNVNLGFDKEHVVTIENVDLLKGNTRSFIHDIKQLSFAEEASNAHRLPGMRLINIGFGVNNFETNFSLNLILCDENLLDVLKFELLAGRFFSGDFPTDTAAIVINESAVKTLGWTVEEALGQKLNDWSPERNMFHVIGVVKDFYYESKHNKIQPMGFLLYERWFGNGTELAAIRMKPGDTKFQLTEIEKIWNNYGSEIPFKYSFLDNEYDAMYRNEMTTQKLFITFSFLAIFIACLGLLGLASFIIMQKTKEIGIRKALGSSLFGIYWFISQKFGKWVIIANVIAIPLSWFLMKRWLENFEYRISISWWIFLLATVISILIALLTTFYQTIRASRANPVDALRYE; encoded by the coding sequence ATGTTCAGAAGTTTTTTGATATCAGCTTTCCGCAATATTTTCAAGTATAAGACTTTTTCGTTTATAAATATTGCTGGATTATCCATTGGTATTGCCGTGAGTATTTTTGGTTTCCTTTATGTTTACCATGAGCTTAGCTATGATAAATTCAATAAGAATTCAGAGAAAATATACCGGATAGCTGTGGATGCGCTTATCGGAAGTACGGATATTTACCAGACTTTTACTCCTGCTCCCATGGCTCAGGCCTTGTACAATGAGTTTCCCGAAATCGACAAGGTTTGCCGTATTACCAATCCTACAGAAATTGAATATACTGTTGGCGAAAAAAACTACCTGATAGAGAATACCTTTTATACAGATTCAACATTTTTCGAAATATTTACATTTCCTGTTGTATACGGTAAAACATCAAAGCTTCTGAACGAACCGTATACTGCTGTCCTGACAAAAAGTACCGCGGTAAAATTATTTGGAGACAGGAATCCTGTAGATGAAATCATTGAAAAAGACAGTACGGTTTTTAAAATTATTGCAGTTGTGGAAGATGTCCCTGCAAATTCACATTTTAACTTTGATCTGGCATTGTCATTGACAAGCTTTGATGGCATGTATAATGACAATAACTGGTTCAATAATAATTTCAGAACCTACATCATGACCCATGAAAATGCGGATGCGGATAATATTCAGGAAAGATTGCCGGATTTTACTGATAAATACCTTTTTAACGGCAGATACTCGGAGAACACCGCAAAAGGGAACAAATGGGTGTTATATCTTCAATCCCTGGAGTGTATTCATCTGGATTCACATATCAGAGGGGAGTTTAAGCCCAATGGGAACAGGGAGTATGTTCAGATTTTCATGATCGTTTCGATCTTCATTTTACTGATAGCTTGTGTCAATTTTATCAATTTGTCGACAGCCCGTTCCGCTACAAGGGCAAAAGAAGTGGGTATACGAAAGGTTGTGGGTTCAAACAGGAGAATTCTTTTCTGGCAGTTCTTCGGAGAATCTATGCTTATAACCTTCTTTTCTTTGTTAATTGCTTTATCCATCGTGGAAATTGTCATTGGTCTTTCCGATTTTACAGGACTTGATTTTTCCATGTCCTATCTGAGCAATCCATATACCATTCCGCTGCTGTTACTACTGGTATTGATTGTGGGAACAATATCAGGAATCTATCCTGCTATGGTACTTTCTTCATACAGACCATTGGTGGTATTAAAAGAAAAAGGCATCACCAGTAAAGGTGCAGGTTGGTTCAGATCCGTTCTGGTGGTAATTCAATTTACAATCTCGGTAGGTCTTATTGTAGGCACTGTAGTGATCTCAAAGCAGTTAAACTTATTGCAGAATGTTAATCTTGGCTTTGATAAAGAGCATGTTGTAACTATTGAAAATGTGGACTTGCTGAAGGGTAACACCAGGTCCTTCATTCATGATATCAAGCAATTATCCTTTGCGGAGGAAGCCTCAAATGCCCACCGCCTGCCCGGAATGAGATTGATCAACATAGGCTTTGGTGTCAACAATTTTGAAACAAACTTTTCCCTGAATCTCATCCTTTGCGATGAAAATCTTTTGGATGTATTGAAATTTGAGTTGCTTGCAGGAAGATTCTTCTCCGGTGATTTCCCTACCGATACAGCCGCTATCGTTATCAATGAGTCTGCAGTAAAGACATTGGGATGGACCGTTGAGGAGGCATTGGGACAAAAGCTGAATGACTGGTCACCTGAAAGGAATATGTTTCATGTTATAGGTGTAGTGAAGGATTTCTATTATGAATCAAAACACAATAAGATACAACCCATGGGATTTTTACTTTACGAAAGGTGGTTTGGGAATGGGACGGAACTGGCTGCAATCAGGATGAAACCCGGCGATACTAAATTTCAGCTTACTGAAATAGAAAAAATCTGGAACAATTATGGTTCGGAAATACCCTTTAAATACTCCTTCCTGGATAATGAATATGATGCAATGTACAGAAATGAGATGACAACCCAAAAGCTATTCATTACATTTTCCTTCCTGGCAATTTTTATAGCCTGTCTGGGCCTGCTCGGTCTGGCATCCTTCATCATTATGCAAAAGACCAAGGAAATTGGAATCCGGAAAGCATTGGGCTCATCATTATTTGGAATTTACTGGTTTATATCTCAGAAATTTGGCAAATGGGTTATCATTGCTAACGTTATAGCTATTCCACTTTCATGGTTTTTAATGAAACGCTGGCTCGAAAACTTTGAATATCGCATCTCAATAAGCTGGTGGATATTTCTGCTTGCCACAGTGATTTCTATCTTAATAGCATTACTTACAACATTTTATCAAACAATCAGAGCTTCAAGGGCAAATCCCGTAGACGCACTACGCTACGAATAA
- a CDS encoding VCBS repeat-containing protein: MKRIFSILPVCLFSLFAFSQHTFNPVTQAVGLEVNTQNLGQAVGWGDIDNDGDLDLAYSYSNPAEFKLYRNDEGMYTDITTVAGLTGISAWTIIWAEVTGDTLNDLITRSSLYRNNGDYIFIFAGNIAGQISSVADFDKDGNLDLFDRSLPGIKTGDGYGNFTIEYPLDVQGVRSTVCFDFDLDGDIDVFAGTSDQYENKLFRNDGNMVFTDVTNGCGMVMQNDIYGVAAGDINNDGYPDIYAAVHKDQLEDPGNYLFRNNGDGTFSDITTSAGTIGQPSTRTASFADVNNDGWLDILVDDHYHGNFLYLNNGDETFDEVADELNIRDVVTSWEIGGDYFGTSWGDYNLDGAIDFFGSGHMSRQKLYENQNCPNNFLNIELTGTVSNYNAVGTRVEVITGSMHTYHTVIAGDGGNNFHSYPLEIGLGDETTVDEIRIYWPNSDVQYLYDIQANTFLKVTEGNPVSVSGEGIPGDMELFPNPATETVTFSINTFFSEPVEITIFSSDGRALIYEKIEIAGSYTIPVRHLAGGLYVVRIHSAKYSNVSKLIVK; the protein is encoded by the coding sequence ATGAAAAGGATATTCAGCATTCTTCCGGTTTGTTTATTTTCCTTATTTGCTTTTTCCCAACATACCTTTAATCCGGTTACCCAGGCAGTTGGACTGGAGGTCAATACCCAAAACCTCGGGCAGGCTGTTGGCTGGGGGGACATCGACAATGATGGTGACCTTGACCTTGCCTATTCCTATTCCAACCCTGCGGAATTTAAACTTTACAGGAATGATGAAGGGATGTATACCGATATTACCACTGTTGCAGGCCTGACGGGCATCAGCGCCTGGACGATAATTTGGGCTGAGGTTACGGGTGACACCCTGAATGACCTTATAACAAGAAGCAGCCTTTACAGAAATAATGGTGACTACATTTTCATATTTGCGGGAAATATCGCCGGACAAATCAGTTCGGTTGCAGATTTTGATAAGGATGGGAACCTTGATCTTTTCGATAGAAGCCTGCCAGGAATTAAAACTGGTGATGGATATGGAAATTTTACGATTGAATATCCATTGGATGTTCAAGGCGTCAGGTCAACGGTTTGTTTCGATTTTGACCTCGACGGAGATATTGATGTTTTTGCAGGAACAAGTGACCAATACGAAAACAAGCTTTTCAGGAATGACGGGAACATGGTTTTTACGGATGTTACAAACGGCTGCGGAATGGTTATGCAAAATGATATTTATGGTGTTGCTGCAGGAGATATCAATAATGACGGGTATCCTGATATTTATGCGGCGGTTCATAAAGACCAATTGGAGGATCCCGGGAATTATCTTTTCCGTAATAACGGTGATGGTACTTTCAGCGATATTACTACGTCAGCTGGCACCATCGGTCAACCTTCAACGAGAACTGCCAGTTTCGCTGATGTAAACAATGATGGCTGGCTCGATATCCTTGTCGATGATCATTATCATGGCAATTTTCTTTACCTGAACAATGGTGACGAAACCTTCGATGAAGTAGCCGATGAATTGAATATCAGGGATGTCGTAACTTCCTGGGAGATCGGAGGGGATTACTTTGGCACATCCTGGGGTGATTATAACCTGGACGGAGCCATAGATTTTTTCGGTTCCGGCCATATGAGCAGGCAAAAACTTTATGAAAACCAGAATTGCCCGAACAATTTCCTGAATATTGAACTAACAGGTACGGTATCCAATTACAATGCCGTTGGAACCCGTGTTGAGGTCATTACAGGAAGCATGCATACATATCATACCGTAATTGCCGGTGACGGCGGAAATAATTTTCACAGTTATCCGCTTGAAATCGGACTGGGTGATGAAACTACAGTGGATGAGATCAGGATCTATTGGCCCAACAGTGATGTTCAATACTTGTATGATATTCAGGCAAATACATTTTTAAAAGTAACGGAAGGCAATCCGGTTTCGGTTTCGGGAGAAGGAATTCCTGGTGATATGGAATTATTTCCGAATCCTGCAACAGAAACAGTAACTTTCAGCATCAACACATTTTTCTCAGAACCGGTTGAGATAACCATATTCAGCTCTGATGGCCGTGCTTTGATTTATGAAAAAATTGAGATAGCCGGATCGTACACCATTCCTGTTCGACACCTGGCAGGCGGTTTGTATGTTGTCAGGATTCATTCCGCTAAATATTCGAATGTGAGTAAACTGATCGTTAAATAA
- a CDS encoding RNA-binding protein: MNIYVGNLDFDVKDEELREIFEEYGTVDTIKIISDKYTGRSKGFGFVSIPDNSEANKAIKGLNGTTLGNREITVNEAKPKKDSFYN; encoded by the coding sequence ATGAACATTTATGTAGGAAACCTCGATTTTGATGTAAAAGACGAGGAGCTTAGGGAAATATTCGAAGAATATGGAACTGTGGATACCATTAAGATTATTTCTGACAAATATACCGGAAGAAGTAAAGGCTTTGGTTTTGTGTCAATCCCGGATAATAGTGAAGCAAATAAGGCCATTAAAGGTCTGAACGGGACTACACTGGGAAACCGTGAAATAACCGTTAATGAAGCCAAGCCAAAGAAAGATAGTTTTTACAATTAA
- a CDS encoding cold shock domain-containing protein: MEKGKVKWYNEAKGFGFIETNNGNDLFFHRSGLVSSYAVLENDEKVRFETKEGPKGLYAVNIESEK; this comes from the coding sequence ATGGAAAAAGGAAAAGTAAAATGGTACAATGAAGCCAAAGGTTTTGGATTTATTGAGACCAATAACGGCAACGACCTATTCTTTCATCGTAGTGGTCTGGTCAGCTCCTATGCTGTACTTGAAAACGACGAAAAGGTAAGATTTGAAACAAAGGAAGGCCCGAAAGGACTGTACGCCGTGAACATTGAATCTGAAAAATAA